One genomic segment of Pseudomonas fortuita includes these proteins:
- a CDS encoding TerC family protein has translation MEWLADPTAWLGLLTLIVLELVLGIDNLVFIAILADKLPPHQRDRARVIGLSLALIMRLGLLASISWMVTLTAPLFEVFDKSFSGRDLIMLFGGVFLLFKATMELHERLEGHVTQASGTLRHAAFWPIVAQIVVLDAVFSLDAVITAVGMVEELSVMMIAVIFSIGIMIVASKPLTRFVNAHPTVIMLCLGFLMMIGFSLTAEGLGFHIPKGYLYAAIGFSILIELFNQLARARRKRSLQQHRPLRERTAHAVLRMLGGRRVEADEVGEEIADMVEGGEEQVLFDRRERIMISGVLNLAERPIRTVMTARAEVDVIDLAQPAEAITQALANSPYSRLPLIRDGRVDEPLGFVHKKELLKELLSGSQPDLEGMARAPLNLLESFSILNALEQMRGQSTHIAFVINEFGDFTGLLTMTDILESIAGELPDASEVEGPGIVQEGEGFVVSGALNLSQVQARTGFSARATDDYQTLAGLVMSLLDRLPMVGDRLAWNGWTLTVEAVEERRVRQVRLIPSGDAGAAGA, from the coding sequence ATGGAATGGCTAGCCGACCCCACGGCCTGGCTAGGCCTGTTGACGCTTATCGTCCTCGAGCTGGTGCTGGGTATCGACAACCTGGTGTTTATCGCCATTCTGGCCGACAAGCTGCCGCCCCATCAGCGAGACCGCGCGCGGGTGATCGGCCTGAGCCTGGCGTTGATCATGCGCCTTGGCCTGCTGGCCAGTATTTCGTGGATGGTCACCCTGACTGCGCCGCTGTTCGAGGTGTTCGACAAGAGCTTCTCGGGCCGTGACCTGATCATGCTGTTCGGCGGTGTGTTCCTGCTGTTCAAGGCCACCATGGAGCTGCACGAGCGCCTGGAGGGCCATGTCACCCAGGCAAGTGGCACGCTGCGCCATGCCGCATTCTGGCCTATCGTCGCTCAGATCGTGGTACTGGATGCTGTGTTCTCGCTGGATGCGGTGATCACGGCGGTGGGCATGGTCGAAGAGCTGTCGGTGATGATGATCGCGGTGATTTTCTCGATCGGTATCATGATCGTTGCCAGCAAGCCGCTGACCCGCTTCGTCAACGCCCACCCCACGGTGATCATGCTGTGCCTGGGCTTCCTGATGATGATTGGTTTCAGCCTTACCGCCGAGGGCCTGGGCTTCCATATCCCGAAAGGCTACCTGTACGCAGCGATCGGCTTCTCGATCCTGATCGAGCTGTTCAACCAGTTGGCGCGTGCCCGTCGCAAGCGCAGCTTGCAGCAGCACAGGCCGCTGCGTGAACGCACCGCACATGCCGTGCTGCGCATGCTGGGCGGCCGCCGGGTCGAGGCTGACGAGGTGGGCGAGGAAATCGCCGACATGGTTGAGGGTGGCGAGGAACAGGTGCTGTTCGACCGCCGTGAACGGATAATGATCAGTGGCGTACTTAACCTGGCCGAGCGGCCTATCCGAACGGTGATGACTGCACGTGCCGAAGTCGATGTGATCGACCTGGCGCAGCCGGCCGAAGCCATCACGCAGGCCTTGGCCAATTCGCCATACTCGCGCCTGCCGTTGATTCGTGATGGCCGTGTCGACGAACCGCTGGGCTTCGTGCACAAAAAGGAGCTGCTCAAGGAGTTGTTGTCGGGCAGCCAGCCGGACCTGGAAGGCATGGCACGGGCGCCGTTGAACCTGCTGGAGAGCTTCAGCATCCTCAACGCCCTGGAGCAGATGCGTGGTCAGTCGACCCACATCGCCTTCGTGATCAACGAGTTCGGTGACTTCACCGGCCTGTTGACCATGACCGACATTCTTGAATCGATTGCCGGTGAGCTGCCAGATGCCAGCGAAGTTGAAGGCCCTGGCATTGTCCAGGAGGGTGAAGGCTTTGTGGTGAGCGGTGCACTGAACCTGAGCCAGGTACAGGCACGTACCGGCTTCAGCGCACGTGCCACCGACGATTACCAGACCCTCGCGGGCCTGGTCATGAGCCTGCTCGATCGCCTGCCGATGGTGGGTGACCGCCTGGCGTGGAATGGCTGGACGCTCACCGTGGAAGCGGTTGAAGAGCGGCGGGTGCGCCAGGTTCGGCTTATACCGAGCGGCGACGCTGGCGCAGCAGGTGCTTGA
- the rarD gene encoding EamA family transporter RarD produces the protein MSKGIVSSVMASCLFAVMYFYTSLLTPLDGEEIFGWRTLLTLPCLTLFMLVSKDWKRVGELLARVKRTPVLLLGMVGTSWLMGVQLWLFLWAPLHGRSLEVSMGYFLLPLAMVLTGRLVYGERLSRLQKVAVACAALGVGHELYQNGSFAWETLLVTIGYPIYFVLRRRCRTDHLGGLWCDMCLLLPWALYFVIQGPLSSGDLQAHPGLYALIPVLGAISASALIAYVLASRLLPFSLFGLLSYVEPVLLVGVALLLGETIGPDQWLTYLPIWAAVLVLVLEGFKHLLRQRRRSV, from the coding sequence GTGTCAAAAGGCATTGTTTCATCGGTCATGGCGTCCTGTTTGTTCGCTGTGATGTACTTCTATACCTCGCTGCTCACGCCACTCGATGGCGAAGAGATCTTTGGCTGGCGCACCCTGCTGACACTGCCCTGCCTCACCTTGTTCATGCTTGTCTCGAAAGACTGGAAACGGGTAGGCGAGCTGCTGGCCCGGGTAAAACGTACGCCAGTGCTGTTGCTGGGCATGGTCGGTACGTCGTGGTTAATGGGCGTGCAGTTGTGGCTCTTCCTCTGGGCCCCCCTGCACGGGCGCAGCCTGGAAGTGTCGATGGGCTACTTTCTGCTGCCGCTGGCCATGGTCCTGACCGGGCGGCTGGTGTATGGCGAGCGCCTGTCGCGGCTGCAAAAGGTCGCCGTGGCCTGCGCCGCGCTGGGCGTAGGCCACGAGCTCTACCAAAATGGCAGTTTTGCCTGGGAGACCCTGCTGGTGACGATCGGCTACCCGATCTATTTCGTACTGCGCCGGCGTTGCCGCACTGACCACCTGGGTGGCCTGTGGTGCGACATGTGCCTGCTGCTGCCATGGGCGCTCTACTTCGTGATCCAGGGCCCGCTGTCGTCTGGCGACCTGCAGGCCCACCCAGGCCTTTATGCCTTGATCCCCGTCCTTGGGGCGATCAGCGCCTCAGCCCTGATCGCCTACGTGCTGGCCAGCCGCTTGCTGCCATTCAGCCTGTTCGGCCTGCTCAGCTACGTCGAGCCGGTGTTACTGGTGGGGGTCGCGCTGCTGCTGGGTGAAACCATCGGCCCGGATCAGTGGCTGACTTACCTGCCGATCTGGGCCGCGGTGCTGGTACTGGTGCTCGAAGGCTTCAAGCACCTGCTGCGCCAGCGTCGCCGCTCGGTATAA
- a CDS encoding EAL domain-containing protein encodes MPLTAKRRARLGWRNLLPWVVGVLPVLCGLAVMNWQVEREMQTNSQATTRQAVEHLERILDNLSGAANALLPLTTLPCDQAKLMLRAQVTRNAFVRSTNLFRHNNLYCTSLFGEFDEPVNASDYTDGKLWLMDGNSVTPGHPLLVYRASDGDHGAITTVDGDHLLTALRLIGPDEDLQIRVGDAWMGKDGVVHKGVPPAAASANVLLGSTRYPFSVQGGYSADKQGQLLRSHYPALLSLLLVLGAVAALACRWQIRRATSPRAELDRALQADEFLPYFQPVVRKGDYRWAGAEVLMRWNHPREGLVRPDLFIPYAEHSGQIVAMTRSLMMHTAQSLAPYAGLLGDGFHIGVNITADHCRDLRLLDDCRTFLQHFPPGRVVLTLELTERKLIEPTPVTLELFEKLHAMGVMIALDDFGTGQSSLNYLRQFKVDYLKIDQSFVAMIGGDALSLHILETIIELSAKLGLGIVAEGVETDTQRDYLARHDVDFQQGYLFARPMPAAQFLEALTAHPGASRLPQDAPPEIMRG; translated from the coding sequence ATGCCCCTTACCGCTAAACGCCGCGCCCGCCTGGGCTGGCGCAACCTGCTGCCCTGGGTCGTCGGCGTGCTGCCGGTATTGTGCGGCCTTGCCGTGATGAACTGGCAGGTCGAGCGCGAGATGCAGACCAACAGCCAGGCCACCACACGCCAAGCGGTGGAGCATCTCGAACGCATCCTCGACAACCTGTCCGGCGCTGCCAATGCGCTCCTGCCCCTGACTACCCTCCCTTGCGACCAGGCCAAGCTTATGCTGCGTGCCCAGGTAACTCGCAATGCCTTCGTACGCTCGACCAACCTGTTCAGGCACAACAACCTTTATTGCACCTCGCTGTTCGGCGAATTCGACGAGCCGGTCAACGCTAGCGACTACACAGACGGCAAACTGTGGCTGATGGACGGCAACTCGGTCACCCCGGGGCATCCGCTATTGGTGTACCGCGCCAGCGACGGCGACCACGGCGCAATCACCACGGTCGATGGCGACCACCTGCTGACAGCACTGCGCCTGATCGGCCCCGATGAAGACCTGCAAATACGCGTGGGCGATGCCTGGATGGGCAAGGATGGCGTGGTACACAAAGGCGTGCCCCCTGCGGCCGCCAGCGCCAATGTGCTGTTGGGCTCGACGCGTTACCCGTTCAGCGTGCAAGGCGGCTACAGCGCCGACAAGCAAGGACAGCTGCTGCGCAGCCACTACCCTGCCCTGCTCAGCCTGCTGCTGGTGCTGGGTGCCGTGGCCGCACTGGCTTGCCGCTGGCAGATTCGCCGCGCCACCTCACCCCGCGCCGAACTGGATCGGGCCCTGCAGGCAGACGAATTCCTGCCGTACTTCCAGCCGGTGGTGCGCAAGGGCGATTACCGCTGGGCCGGTGCCGAAGTGCTGATGCGCTGGAACCACCCACGAGAAGGCCTGGTCCGCCCTGACCTGTTCATTCCCTATGCCGAGCATAGCGGGCAGATAGTCGCGATGACCCGATCGCTGATGATGCACACTGCCCAGAGCCTCGCGCCCTATGCCGGGCTGCTGGGGGACGGTTTCCACATCGGGGTCAACATTACCGCCGACCACTGCCGTGACTTGCGCCTGCTGGACGACTGCCGCACCTTCCTGCAGCACTTTCCGCCCGGCCGGGTGGTGCTGACCCTGGAGCTGACCGAGCGCAAGCTGATCGAACCCACCCCCGTGACCCTGGAACTGTTCGAGAAGCTGCATGCCATGGGGGTGATGATTGCACTTGATGATTTTGGCACCGGGCAGTCAAGCCTCAATTACCTGCGCCAGTTCAAGGTCGACTACCTGAAAATCGACCAAAGCTTCGTCGCCATGATCGGCGGCGACGCGCTGTCGCTGCACATTCTCGAAACCATCATCGAGCTGTCAGCCAAACTTGGCCTTGGCATCGTTGCCGAAGGTGTCGAAACCGACACCCAGCGCGACTACCTGGCCCGCCATGACGTGGACTTCCAGCAAGGCTACCTGTTCGCCAGGCCCATGCCGGCGGCGCAGTTCCTTGAGGCACTGACCGCACATCCGGGCGCGTCACGGTTGCCGCAAGACGCGCCCCCTGAGATCATGCGCGGCTGA
- the hppD gene encoding 4-hydroxyphenylpyruvate dioxygenase produces the protein MADIFENPMGLMGFEFIELASPTPGVLEPVFQILGFTKVASHRSKDVHLYRQGGINLILNNEPKSIASYFAAEHGPSVCGMAFRVRNAHEAYARALELGAQPVEIETGPMELRLPAIKGIGGAPLYLIDRFDEGSSIYDIDFNFIEGVDRNPVGAGLKIIDHLTHNVYRGRMAYWAGFYEKLFNFREIRYFDIKGEYTGLTSKAMTAPDGMIRIPLNEESSKGAGQIEEFLMQFNGEGIQHVAFLTDDLLKTWDALKGFGMRFMTAPPQTYYEMLEERLPGHGEPVDQLQARGILLDGASQPEDKRLLLQIFSETLLGPVFFEFIQRKGDDGFGEGNFKALFESIERDQVRRGVLSTD, from the coding sequence ATGGCTGATATCTTTGAAAATCCAATGGGCCTGATGGGTTTCGAATTCATCGAACTGGCTTCGCCTACCCCTGGCGTACTCGAACCGGTGTTCCAGATACTGGGCTTCACCAAGGTGGCTAGCCACCGTTCCAAGGATGTGCACCTGTACCGCCAAGGTGGCATCAACCTGATCCTGAACAACGAACCCAAGAGCATCGCCTCGTACTTTGCCGCCGAACACGGCCCGTCGGTGTGCGGCATGGCGTTCCGCGTGCGCAATGCCCATGAGGCCTATGCCCGAGCTCTGGAACTGGGCGCCCAGCCGGTGGAAATCGAAACCGGCCCGATGGAACTGCGCTTGCCGGCGATCAAAGGCATCGGTGGTGCGCCGCTGTACCTGATCGACCGCTTCGACGAAGGCAGCTCGATCTACGACATCGACTTCAACTTCATCGAAGGTGTGGACCGCAACCCGGTGGGTGCCGGCCTGAAGATCATCGACCACCTCACCCACAACGTGTACCGCGGGCGCATGGCCTACTGGGCTGGCTTCTACGAGAAGCTGTTCAATTTCCGCGAGATCCGCTACTTCGATATCAAGGGTGAATATACCGGCCTGACGTCCAAGGCCATGACGGCTCCCGATGGCATGATCCGTATCCCGCTCAACGAAGAATCGTCCAAGGGCGCCGGGCAGATCGAAGAGTTCCTGATGCAGTTCAACGGCGAAGGTATCCAGCACGTGGCCTTCCTGACCGACGATCTGCTCAAGACCTGGGACGCCCTGAAAGGCTTCGGCATGCGCTTCATGACGGCGCCGCCGCAAACTTACTACGAAATGCTCGAAGAGCGGTTGCCTGGCCATGGTGAGCCGGTCGACCAGTTGCAAGCTCGCGGTATCCTCCTCGATGGTGCCTCTCAACCTGAAGACAAGCGCCTATTGTTGCAGATTTTCTCGGAAACCCTGCTCGGCCCGGTGTTCTTCGAGTTCATCCAGCGCAAAGGGGATGATGGCTTTGGCGAAGGCAACTTCAAGGCATTGTTCGAATCCATCGAGCGCGACCAGGTACGCCG